One Candidatus Sericytochromatia bacterium genomic window, CGGTGACCGTCACGATCGCATCGCAACAGAAACGCCCCCCGGAGGGTTCCGGGGGGCGAACGTCCTCGAAGGGACGGCGTTAGACCTTGATGGAGGCCACGACGCCAGCACCCACCGTGCGGCCGCCCTCGCGGATCGCGAAGCGCATGCCCTGCTCGATGGCCACCGGCGTGATCAGCTCGATCTCCATCTGGATGTTGTCGCCGGG contains:
- the tuf gene encoding elongation factor Tu (EF-Tu; promotes GTP-dependent binding of aminoacyl-tRNA to the A-site of ribosomes during protein biosynthesis; when the tRNA anticodon matches the mRNA codon, GTP hydrolysis results; the inactive EF-Tu-GDP leaves the ribosome and release of GDP is promoted by elongation factor Ts; many prokaryotes have two copies of the gene encoding EF-Tu), whose product is PGDNIQMEIELITPVAIEQGMRFAIREGGRTVGAGVVASIKV